The Daucus carota subsp. sativus chromosome 7, DH1 v3.0, whole genome shotgun sequence genome window below encodes:
- the LOC108204113 gene encoding uncharacterized protein LOC108204113: MAVPSKSPWAWRRILNCRSKALTFIKYIPGLSSDFLLWHDPWLNNKPLKQQYDDSLLSALESHSFALLNSIQRDNTWFLGVSNYLPVRDLRAHCENILIRGMDRIIWDSGGTSIVSASSIYGSMVDHRNAPPWLPFVWSRFRIAKHAFTAWIIMKERLLTKDRMQSFHLNVNQLCLLCGNCNENHQHLFSTCNFSRTIFNACPLTVSVSWSDMCAGRFFTISSDGIRTNIAYLFLAAAFYNIWFERNLRLHHPGKFNQPNIIIRRIQEDIRGCLHNSEAFNRAARLDVTLHSFIY, translated from the coding sequence ATGGCCGTCCCTTCAAAGAGCCCTTGGGCTTGgagaagaattttaaattgtaggaGCAAGGCTCTTAcgtttattaaatatattcctGGACTTTCATCTGATTTCTTACTTTGGCATGATCCGTGGCTAAATAATAAGCCACTGAAACAACAATATGATGATTCACTGTTGTCTGCTTTGGAGTCTCACTCTTTTGCTTTGCTTAACAGTATTCAACGTGATAATACTTGGTTTCTGGGTGTTAGCAACTATCTTCCTGTTCGTGATTTGCGGGCTCATTGTGAAAACATTCTGATCAGGGGCATGGACAGAATTATTTGGGATTCTGGTGGGACTTCTATTGTCTCAGCATCTTCAATTTATGGCTCCATGGTCGATCATCGTAATGCCCCTCCTTGGCTACCGTTTGTATGGAGTCGATTCAGGATTGCAAAGCATGCATTCACTGCATGGATTATTATGAAAGAGCGTCTTCTAACAAAAGACAgaatgcaatcttttcaccttaaTGTTAATCAGCTATGTTTGTTATGTGGAAATTGCAATGAGAACCATCAACATCTGTTTAGCACATGCAACTTCTCGAGAACTATTTTTAATGCTTGCCCACTTACTGTTAGTGTCTCATGGTCTGATATGTGTGCTGGGCGGTTTTTCACTATCTCTTCGGATGGAATTAGGACCAATATTGCCTACTTGTTTCTTGCTGCTGCTTTCTATAATATTTGGTTTGAACGAAATCTTCGTTTGCATCATCCTGGGAAATTCAATCAGCCGAATATTATTATTCGAAGAATTCAAGAAGATATTAGAGGATGTTTGCACAACAGTGAAGCTTTTAACAGAGCTGCCAGACTTGATGTCACCCTTCACAGCTTTATCtattaa